In one window of Thalassophryne amazonica chromosome 9, fThaAma1.1, whole genome shotgun sequence DNA:
- the LOC117517678 gene encoding protocadherin alpha-C2-like isoform X2 yields the protein MTQTAAPLRTRVIVAAVWLASLWGRALPITRYSIPEEMEEGSFVANLATDLGLDVRSLVQRSAKLDVIHSKNYLDINKETGELIMREKIDRESICMTKTTSCFLKMDVILENPIRIFNIELEIMDINDNAPVFRRKTMHLDISEATTPGERFSLTNAVDSDVGANSIKTYYLSESKYFNIDIQTGSDGSKYVDLVLSGHLDREEQAVHNLILTAVDGGVPARSGTASIIISVLDINDNAPLFVRPVFEVNFPENSPAGTVVMTLNASDLDESTNAELVYSYTLYTSEKTQEVFSLDPQTGEIKVKGVIDYEESQSFEMHIQAQDRGANPLSGHCKVTVFITDLNDNYPEVTIKSLKRALNEDVPIGTLIAVVSVSDRDSGDNGKVDLILNQQESLPFLLNKSSEDYFELLVSKRLDREVVSKYDIMLRVKDRGSPPLSENETITLDILDINDNAPTFPQSFYTIHVVENNLPGALLISLSAHDPDLNENQYLVYFIMEKEIVNTSMSMLFSINPENGDLYTLKTFDYERERDFLFHIEARDSGVPPLSSNVTAHIIILDQNDNTPLIVSPWRAQGSMVEEVIPRSTEKGHLVAKVVAIDADSEQNSRVTYQLLQTSDATLFSLDQYNGEIRTTRMFSYRDPRQQRLVIVAKDNGDPPLSATVTIKISTVEHVMPFSETTELPIDYDVFNNLNLYLVIGLGAVSFLLLITILVIIVLKCQKPKPKAIKIPPANRNSVISRNSVISQRSSTIADSTLISSDAYWYSLFLAETRKGKVVVRQPIVPKTGYFVSSIPRSIGPSENTGSRASTLEYSK from the exons ATGACGCAAACCGCCGCGCCTTTACGGACACGAGTGATCGTGGCTGCCGTTTGGTTAGCCTCGCTGTGGGGACGCGCGCTACCCATCACCCGGTACTCTATTCCGGAGGAGATGGAAGAAGGCTCCTTTGTTGCCAACCTGGCCACAGATTTGGGTCTGGATGTCCGCAGTTTGGTGCAGCGGAGCGCAAAACTCGATGTGATCCACAGCAAAAATTACCTCGACATCAACAAAGAAACCGGAGAGCTGATCATGCGCGAGAAGATCGACAGAGAGAGCATATGCATGACCAAAACCACGTCGTGCTTTCTGAAAATGGATGTCATACTCGAGAACCCTATTCGCATTTTTAACATCGAACTGGAAATCATGGATATTAACGATAACGCGCCCGTGTTCCGCCGGAAAACAATGCACTTGGATATTTCAGAAGCAACCACTCCCGGTGAGAGGTTCTCCCTGACCAACGCCGTGGACTCAGACGTGGGAGCAAATTCGATTAAGACCTACTACCTGAGTGAGAGCAAATACTTCAATATTGACATCCAAACCGGGAGCGATGGCTCCAAATATGTCGATTTGGTTCTCAGTGGTCATTTGGACAGAGAGGAACAAGCGGTTCACAATTTGATTTTAACCGCTGTGGACGGAGGCGTCCCTGCACGCTCCGGCACTGCCAGCATCATCATCAGTGTCCTAGATATCAACGACAATGCTCCCCTGTTCGTTCGACCGGTTTTTGAGGTCAACTTTCCAGAGAACTCACCCGCAGGGACAGTCGTCATGACTTTAAACGCGTCAGATTTGGACGAAAGCACCAATGCCGAGTTAGTATACTCATacaccctgtacacctctgagAAGACTCAAGAGGTCTTCTCGCTGGATCCCCAAACGGGAGAGATCAAGGTGAAGGGCGTCATCGACTATGAGGAGAGTCAAAGTTTTGAAATGCACATCCAGGCTCAGGACAGAGGTGCCAACCCTTTGTCAGGACACTGCAAAGTGACAGTGTTCATCACGGATCTGAACGATAACTACCCTGAGGTGACCATCAAGTCTTTGAAAAGGGCACTCAATGAAGATGTCCCCATTGGGACACTTATAGCGGTGGTCAGTGTCAGCGACAGGGACTCTGGAGACAACGGGAAAGTGGACCTCATTTTAAACCAACAGGAATCCTTGCCGTTCCTCCTAAACAAATCTTCAGAAGACTACTTTGAGCTCCTGGTTTCAAAACGTCTGGACAGAGAGGTAGTCAGCAAATATGACATCATGTTGAGGGTTAAGGACAGAGGTTCTCCGCCCTTGTCAGAGAACGAGACCATAACTTTAGACATCCTAGACATCAATGACAATGCACCCACATTCCCCCAGTCCTTCTACACAATCCATGTAGTGGAGAACAACTTACCTGGtgcattactgatatctctaAGTGCCCATGACCCAGATCTCAATGAGAACCAGTACCTGGTGTATTTCATAATGGAGAAGGAGATCGTCAATACATCCATGTCGATGCTGTTCTCCATCAATCCAGAGAATGGTGATCTCTATACCCTAAAGACCTTTGATTACGAGCGGGAGAGAGACTTCCTTTTCCACATTGAGGCTCGAGACTCTGGCGTCCCTCCTTTGAGCAGCAATGTGACAGCTCACATCATTATCCTGGACCAAAATGACAACACTCCGCTCATAGTGTCGCCGTGGCGAGCACAAGGCTCCATGGTTGAAGAAGTGATACCGAGATCCACAGAAAAGGGACACTTGGTAGCCAAAGTGGTGGCCATTGATGCTGactcagagcagaactccagagtCACGTATCAGCTCCTGCAGACCAGTGATGCCACCCTGTTTAGCCTGGATCAGTACAACGGTGAAATCCGGACAACGAGAATGTTTAGTTACAGAGACCCACGGCAACAGCGCCTGGTGATTGTCGCCAAAGACAACGGGGACCCCCCTCTGTCTGCAACCGTGACCATCAAGATATCCACAGTGGAACATGTTATGCCCTTTTCAGAAACTACAGAGCTGCCAATAGACTACGATGTCTTCAACAACCTAAATTTGTATTTAGTTATCGGGTTAggggctgtgtcctttctgttACTTATTACCATCTTGGTTATTATCGTGCTGAAGTGtcaaaaaccaaaaccaaaggCCATCAAGATCCCCCCAGCCAATAGAAACAGTGTGATCAGCAGGAACAGTGTGATCAGCCAGCGAAGCTCCACCATCGCAGACTCCACCCTGATTTCCAGCGATGCCTACTGGTATAGTTTGTTCCTGGCAGAAACCAGGAAAGGCAAAGTGGTGGTGAGACAACCCATAGTGCCGAAAACTGGGTATTTTGTGTCCAGTATACCCAGGAGCATAGGACCCAGCGAGAATACAGGGTCCAGAGCGTCCACACTAGAG TACTCAAAATGA
- the LOC117517678 gene encoding protocadherin alpha-C2-like isoform X1: MTQTAAPLRTRVIVAAVWLASLWGRALPITRYSIPEEMEEGSFVANLATDLGLDVRSLVQRSAKLDVIHSKNYLDINKETGELIMREKIDRESICMTKTTSCFLKMDVILENPIRIFNIELEIMDINDNAPVFRRKTMHLDISEATTPGERFSLTNAVDSDVGANSIKTYYLSESKYFNIDIQTGSDGSKYVDLVLSGHLDREEQAVHNLILTAVDGGVPARSGTASIIISVLDINDNAPLFVRPVFEVNFPENSPAGTVVMTLNASDLDESTNAELVYSYTLYTSEKTQEVFSLDPQTGEIKVKGVIDYEESQSFEMHIQAQDRGANPLSGHCKVTVFITDLNDNYPEVTIKSLKRALNEDVPIGTLIAVVSVSDRDSGDNGKVDLILNQQESLPFLLNKSSEDYFELLVSKRLDREVVSKYDIMLRVKDRGSPPLSENETITLDILDINDNAPTFPQSFYTIHVVENNLPGALLISLSAHDPDLNENQYLVYFIMEKEIVNTSMSMLFSINPENGDLYTLKTFDYERERDFLFHIEARDSGVPPLSSNVTAHIIILDQNDNTPLIVSPWRAQGSMVEEVIPRSTEKGHLVAKVVAIDADSEQNSRVTYQLLQTSDATLFSLDQYNGEIRTTRMFSYRDPRQQRLVIVAKDNGDPPLSATVTIKISTVEHVMPFSETTELPIDYDVFNNLNLYLVIGLGAVSFLLLITILVIIVLKCQKPKPKAIKIPPANRNSVISRNSVISQRSSTIADSTLISSDAYWYSLFLAETRKGKVVVRQPIVPKTGYFVSSIPRSIGPSENTGSRASTLELPRRELP, encoded by the exons ATGACGCAAACCGCCGCGCCTTTACGGACACGAGTGATCGTGGCTGCCGTTTGGTTAGCCTCGCTGTGGGGACGCGCGCTACCCATCACCCGGTACTCTATTCCGGAGGAGATGGAAGAAGGCTCCTTTGTTGCCAACCTGGCCACAGATTTGGGTCTGGATGTCCGCAGTTTGGTGCAGCGGAGCGCAAAACTCGATGTGATCCACAGCAAAAATTACCTCGACATCAACAAAGAAACCGGAGAGCTGATCATGCGCGAGAAGATCGACAGAGAGAGCATATGCATGACCAAAACCACGTCGTGCTTTCTGAAAATGGATGTCATACTCGAGAACCCTATTCGCATTTTTAACATCGAACTGGAAATCATGGATATTAACGATAACGCGCCCGTGTTCCGCCGGAAAACAATGCACTTGGATATTTCAGAAGCAACCACTCCCGGTGAGAGGTTCTCCCTGACCAACGCCGTGGACTCAGACGTGGGAGCAAATTCGATTAAGACCTACTACCTGAGTGAGAGCAAATACTTCAATATTGACATCCAAACCGGGAGCGATGGCTCCAAATATGTCGATTTGGTTCTCAGTGGTCATTTGGACAGAGAGGAACAAGCGGTTCACAATTTGATTTTAACCGCTGTGGACGGAGGCGTCCCTGCACGCTCCGGCACTGCCAGCATCATCATCAGTGTCCTAGATATCAACGACAATGCTCCCCTGTTCGTTCGACCGGTTTTTGAGGTCAACTTTCCAGAGAACTCACCCGCAGGGACAGTCGTCATGACTTTAAACGCGTCAGATTTGGACGAAAGCACCAATGCCGAGTTAGTATACTCATacaccctgtacacctctgagAAGACTCAAGAGGTCTTCTCGCTGGATCCCCAAACGGGAGAGATCAAGGTGAAGGGCGTCATCGACTATGAGGAGAGTCAAAGTTTTGAAATGCACATCCAGGCTCAGGACAGAGGTGCCAACCCTTTGTCAGGACACTGCAAAGTGACAGTGTTCATCACGGATCTGAACGATAACTACCCTGAGGTGACCATCAAGTCTTTGAAAAGGGCACTCAATGAAGATGTCCCCATTGGGACACTTATAGCGGTGGTCAGTGTCAGCGACAGGGACTCTGGAGACAACGGGAAAGTGGACCTCATTTTAAACCAACAGGAATCCTTGCCGTTCCTCCTAAACAAATCTTCAGAAGACTACTTTGAGCTCCTGGTTTCAAAACGTCTGGACAGAGAGGTAGTCAGCAAATATGACATCATGTTGAGGGTTAAGGACAGAGGTTCTCCGCCCTTGTCAGAGAACGAGACCATAACTTTAGACATCCTAGACATCAATGACAATGCACCCACATTCCCCCAGTCCTTCTACACAATCCATGTAGTGGAGAACAACTTACCTGGtgcattactgatatctctaAGTGCCCATGACCCAGATCTCAATGAGAACCAGTACCTGGTGTATTTCATAATGGAGAAGGAGATCGTCAATACATCCATGTCGATGCTGTTCTCCATCAATCCAGAGAATGGTGATCTCTATACCCTAAAGACCTTTGATTACGAGCGGGAGAGAGACTTCCTTTTCCACATTGAGGCTCGAGACTCTGGCGTCCCTCCTTTGAGCAGCAATGTGACAGCTCACATCATTATCCTGGACCAAAATGACAACACTCCGCTCATAGTGTCGCCGTGGCGAGCACAAGGCTCCATGGTTGAAGAAGTGATACCGAGATCCACAGAAAAGGGACACTTGGTAGCCAAAGTGGTGGCCATTGATGCTGactcagagcagaactccagagtCACGTATCAGCTCCTGCAGACCAGTGATGCCACCCTGTTTAGCCTGGATCAGTACAACGGTGAAATCCGGACAACGAGAATGTTTAGTTACAGAGACCCACGGCAACAGCGCCTGGTGATTGTCGCCAAAGACAACGGGGACCCCCCTCTGTCTGCAACCGTGACCATCAAGATATCCACAGTGGAACATGTTATGCCCTTTTCAGAAACTACAGAGCTGCCAATAGACTACGATGTCTTCAACAACCTAAATTTGTATTTAGTTATCGGGTTAggggctgtgtcctttctgttACTTATTACCATCTTGGTTATTATCGTGCTGAAGTGtcaaaaaccaaaaccaaaggCCATCAAGATCCCCCCAGCCAATAGAAACAGTGTGATCAGCAGGAACAGTGTGATCAGCCAGCGAAGCTCCACCATCGCAGACTCCACCCTGATTTCCAGCGATGCCTACTGGTATAGTTTGTTCCTGGCAGAAACCAGGAAAGGCAAAGTGGTGGTGAGACAACCCATAGTGCCGAAAACTGGGTATTTTGTGTCCAGTATACCCAGGAGCATAGGACCCAGCGAGAATACAGGGTCCAGAGCGTCCACACTAGAG CTACCACGGAGAGAGCTGCCATGA